The following proteins come from a genomic window of Deltaproteobacteria bacterium:
- a CDS encoding acetoacetate--CoA ligase → MPKSLWVPSPEGVATANLTAFMETVSNSWNCKLSCYKDLYKWSIAYPEQFWPAVWQFCDIRAKKPWDEVCANGHSMRDAKWFRGASLNFAENLLRFKDTKPAIVFVS, encoded by the coding sequence ATGCCCAAGTCACTTTGGGTGCCTTCCCCTGAAGGCGTCGCAACGGCTAACCTAACGGCCTTTATGGAGACTGTTAGCAACTCTTGGAATTGCAAGCTTTCCTGTTATAAAGATTTGTATAAATGGTCTATAGCTTACCCTGAGCAGTTTTGGCCTGCGGTTTGGCAATTTTGCGACATAAGGGCTAAGAAGCCATGGGACGAGGTTTGCGCGAATGGGCATAGTATGCGCGACGCCAAGTGGTTTCGGGGAGCTAGTTTAAATTTTGCCGAGAATTTGCTTAGGTTTAAGGATACCAAACCAGCAATTGTATTTGTTTCC
- a CDS encoding response regulator: MKHQIFSAKNFAKILVCDDDKDTRSIIAQSLAASGHIIAEADSGATAMDYCNKELPDLIVMDVMMPEVTGIEFVKWFKQAFSDRFVPVLMLTALSEVEDCVEGLQSGADDYLTKPFNVKELQARVEALLRTRKLTEQIYKQKEALARLNDELTNAQNSLVRKERQLAMLELAGAAAHNLRQPVTTILLKCHLLESEIGKLIHKPEEARSLVTHVMSIKSECDFMNEILTKLVAAKSDNTKNYIGDTNIADLATDEST, encoded by the coding sequence ATGAAACATCAAATATTTTCCGCCAAGAATTTTGCTAAAATACTCGTCTGCGATGACGACAAGGATACCCGCTCAATAATTGCCCAATCGCTTGCTGCAAGCGGACACATCATTGCTGAAGCTGACAGCGGCGCGACTGCCATGGATTACTGCAACAAGGAACTTCCAGACCTAATCGTCATGGACGTAATGATGCCGGAGGTTACGGGAATTGAATTCGTAAAGTGGTTTAAGCAGGCTTTCTCGGATCGCTTTGTGCCAGTACTAATGCTCACGGCTTTAAGCGAGGTAGAAGACTGTGTCGAAGGTCTACAGAGTGGAGCTGATGATTATCTCACGAAACCGTTTAATGTTAAGGAGCTTCAAGCTAGAGTGGAAGCTCTATTGAGAACGCGAAAATTAACTGAGCAAATTTACAAGCAGAAGGAGGCGTTGGCTAGACTTAACGACGAACTCACAAATGCGCAAAATTCACTAGTTAGAAAAGAGCGACAACTCGCCATGCTCGAACTAGCCGGCGCAGCGGCGCATAATTTGAGACAACCAGTAACTACGATTCTTTTGAAATGTCATTTGCTGGAGTCGGAGATTGGCAAACTTATACATAAACCGGAGGAAGCCAGATCGCTTGTTACTCACGTCATGAGCATTAAATCTGAGTGCGATTTTATGAATGAAATATTAACCAAGTTAGTTGCAGCGAAGTCCGATAATACAAAAAACTATATCGGTGACACTAATATTGCCGATCTGGCAACAGATGAGTCCACTTAA
- a CDS encoding 6-phosphogluconolactonase, with protein MSASFIYNTDINSLATKAVSLLFNFVSSHCNEKQLVIGVSGGRSIIPILEKLIEKRDELVIESWRRLEFFLIDERIVEPDSEHCNFLPVGKFFQQLVYGGFLSNQQLHPFRCNLANPEEGIRSYQRELELLGGRFEAIILGVGEDGHIAALFPNRFLVSDTESKFIIINNAPKPPPERMSCSANLITAANFAIALFFGEAKRNALKSYFEDTTDVVDCPAKLVNAVSQSYVLSDIKP; from the coding sequence ATGTCGGCATCCTTTATCTACAACACGGATATTAATTCTCTAGCTACAAAAGCTGTTTCACTGCTCTTTAATTTTGTCTCGTCCCATTGTAACGAGAAACAACTTGTCATTGGAGTTTCTGGCGGTCGTAGTATTATTCCAATACTTGAGAAGTTGATAGAAAAGCGCGATGAGTTGGTCATAGAATCCTGGCGTAGGCTTGAGTTTTTTTTGATTGACGAACGCATAGTTGAACCAGATTCAGAGCACTGCAATTTTTTACCAGTTGGCAAGTTTTTTCAACAACTCGTATACGGGGGCTTTCTATCAAATCAACAGCTACACCCATTTCGCTGTAATCTCGCCAATCCAGAGGAAGGGATTAGAAGTTATCAGCGTGAGCTCGAACTGCTTGGGGGACGGTTCGAAGCCATAATTTTAGGCGTCGGCGAGGACGGACACATTGCAGCCTTGTTCCCCAATAGGTTTTTAGTTTCCGACACGGAATCTAAATTTATTATCATTAATAACGCTCCGAAGCCACCGCCAGAGCGCATGAGTTGCAGCGCTAATTTAATCACCGCAGCTAACTTTGCAATTGCGCTTTTTTTCGGAGAAGCCAAGCGCAATGCGTTAAAAAGCTATTTTGAGGACACGACTGATGTAGTAGATTGCCCGGCCAAATTGGTAAATGCGGTTTCACAGTCATACGTACTTAGCGATATTAAACCTTAA
- a CDS encoding ABC-F family ATP-binding cassette domain-containing protein codes for MIQVVKLNKSYGHHVLFSDVSFSLGKNERIGLVGRNGHGKTTLLRIIAGTETADEGQIIVPQCYRIGYLTQHLNFTKSTVLEEASLGIDVSDETWGNTYNVESILLGLGFSVEEFSKDPRSFSGGFQLRLNLAKLLASKPDLLLLDEPTNYLDILSVRWLVRFLQNWRGEIMLVTHEQEFMNQVSTHIMGIHRAKVRKVKGDTAKYYEQLFKDEEIYEQTRLNQTKKREQTEAFVERFRAKASKARQVQSRLKVLEKTATTAKLEDIKSLEFQFAWTEFPGKWPMELRDVSFSYDRNSPPLFSGVSLSVGKRDRIAVIGRNGKGKTTLLRLLAKELEPTAGEITHSDNLKLGYFGQTNVNRLDLEKTVEEEIVSVVPNSNRGLARSLCAAMMFEGDAALKKIRVLSGGERSRVLIGKILATPCNCLVLDEPTNHLDLESTNSLCTALERFNGAVIMVTHSEMLLHRLASRLVVFDNGDAFVFEGRYVDFLKRIGWRDEQTNANGETEAVSSKSKKLLRQQKAEITTRRNQVLVPLRNEIGKIETEISELEKNEKELLELILQNSQNNNGNKIGELSKNLKNCRDRCQRLYDKLDSKTQELDGLVEKFENELQTLGAK; via the coding sequence ATGATTCAGGTAGTAAAGCTCAATAAATCTTATGGCCATCACGTGTTGTTTAGCGACGTCAGTTTTAGCCTAGGAAAAAATGAAAGGATTGGCCTGGTGGGAAGAAACGGACATGGCAAAACTACTTTGCTGCGAATTATCGCGGGCACTGAAACTGCCGATGAAGGACAGATAATTGTACCGCAGTGCTACAGGATTGGTTATCTCACTCAGCACTTGAATTTTACCAAAAGCACTGTTTTAGAAGAAGCATCCCTCGGAATTGATGTTTCAGACGAAACCTGGGGAAATACTTACAATGTCGAGTCAATTCTACTCGGCCTAGGTTTTTCCGTTGAGGAATTTTCTAAAGACCCTCGTAGTTTTTCTGGCGGTTTCCAGTTAAGGCTCAATTTGGCCAAGCTATTAGCCTCTAAGCCGGATTTGCTGTTACTTGATGAGCCAACTAACTACCTCGATATACTTTCGGTAAGGTGGCTAGTGCGCTTTTTACAGAACTGGAGAGGAGAGATTATGCTTGTAACTCACGAGCAGGAATTTATGAACCAAGTTAGCACTCACATCATGGGCATTCATCGCGCCAAAGTGCGAAAAGTTAAAGGGGACACGGCTAAATATTACGAGCAGCTTTTTAAAGACGAGGAGATATACGAACAAACCAGGCTAAATCAGACAAAGAAAAGAGAGCAGACTGAGGCGTTTGTTGAACGTTTTCGCGCCAAAGCTTCAAAGGCTCGTCAAGTTCAGTCCCGCTTAAAGGTTTTGGAGAAAACTGCCACGACGGCTAAACTTGAAGATATTAAGTCACTGGAGTTTCAGTTTGCATGGACTGAATTCCCCGGAAAATGGCCCATGGAACTGCGAGACGTATCTTTTTCTTATGATCGCAATAGCCCTCCTCTATTTTCTGGAGTATCCCTCAGCGTTGGAAAAAGGGATCGAATTGCAGTAATCGGAAGAAACGGCAAGGGAAAAACGACATTGCTTAGATTGCTCGCCAAGGAACTAGAACCCACGGCTGGTGAAATTACTCATTCAGATAACTTAAAGCTAGGTTATTTCGGGCAGACAAATGTCAATCGCCTAGATCTAGAAAAAACAGTTGAAGAAGAAATTGTAAGTGTAGTGCCAAACAGCAATCGAGGTCTTGCCCGTTCGCTTTGTGCTGCCATGATGTTTGAAGGAGATGCGGCGCTAAAAAAAATACGAGTATTATCTGGAGGCGAGCGGAGTCGAGTTCTAATCGGCAAAATACTTGCAACTCCCTGCAATTGTCTTGTTTTGGACGAGCCGACCAATCATCTCGATCTGGAATCTACGAATTCGCTATGCACGGCCCTGGAGCGATTTAATGGCGCCGTAATTATGGTAACTCATAGCGAGATGCTGCTGCATAGACTGGCTTCGCGCTTAGTCGTTTTCGACAACGGCGATGCTTTCGTATTCGAGGGAAGATATGTAGATTTTTTAAAACGCATTGGTTGGCGGGACGAGCAAACAAATGCCAATGGAGAAACGGAAGCCGTTAGTTCAAAAAGCAAAAAGCTTTTGCGCCAACAAAAGGCCGAGATAACAACTCGCCGCAACCAGGTTTTAGTGCCACTAAGGAATGAAATCGGCAAAATTGAGACGGAAATTTCAGAATTAGAAAAAAATGAGAAGGAACTACTCGAATTGATTTTGCAAAATTCTCAAAACAACAACGGGAATAAAATTGGCGAGCTTTCGAAAAACCTAAAAAACTGTAGAGATAGATGTCAGCGCCTTTACGATAAACTCGATTCTAAGACACAAGAACTTGATGGACTGGTGGAGAAATTTGAAAACGAACTACAAACGCTAGGTGCAAAATGA